In Desulfolucanica intricata, the following are encoded in one genomic region:
- a CDS encoding ABC transporter permease produces the protein MESSVIPITNLQLAFTFILILITGGISSFLKLGLLKSLAWGTVRTFVQLTLIGYALTYIFQINNLWLIILIITIMCYIASHAAVKRTPNVSDYPTVLAFLSLVASTYLVGTIVTTLIISPDPWYSARIAIPIFGMILGNSMNGIALSLDRLYLEARARAFEIEAMLTFGATPWEAIQTSVREAIRAGMTPTINSLMVVGLVNLPGMMTGQILGGADPREAVRYQIVVVLMIAAAVAIGCLILVGLSYKKLFNDDGGLQSFVLISRK, from the coding sequence TTGGAAAGTTCCGTTATTCCAATTACCAATCTTCAACTGGCATTTACCTTTATATTAATATTAATCACTGGAGGCATTTCCTCGTTCTTAAAATTAGGGCTCTTAAAATCTTTAGCTTGGGGTACTGTACGAACTTTTGTCCAATTAACATTGATAGGCTATGCACTTACCTATATTTTTCAGATTAATAACTTGTGGTTAATTATTTTAATCATTACCATTATGTGCTATATTGCTTCCCACGCCGCAGTAAAAAGGACCCCCAATGTGTCCGACTATCCCACCGTACTGGCCTTTTTATCCCTTGTCGCCAGTACCTACCTTGTGGGCACTATTGTTACCACCCTAATCATTTCTCCCGACCCCTGGTACTCCGCCCGGATTGCCATACCTATTTTTGGCATGATCCTTGGCAATTCTATGAACGGCATCGCCCTGTCACTGGATCGCCTTTATCTTGAGGCCAGAGCTCGCGCTTTTGAGATTGAAGCCATGCTCACCTTCGGCGCAACCCCCTGGGAAGCCATTCAAACCAGTGTTCGAGAAGCCATCAGGGCCGGTATGACTCCCACTATCAATTCATTAATGGTGGTTGGACTGGTTAATTTGCCTGGGATGATGACAGGACAGATCCTGGGGGGGGCCGACCCAAGGGAGGCCGTGCGTTATCAGATAGTGGTTGTGCTAATGATCGCCGCGGCCGTTGCCATCGGCTGTCTGATATTAGTGGGGCTGTCTTATAAAAAACTTTTTAACGATGACGGGGGATTACAGTCTTTTGTTCTAATAAGTCGAAAGTAA
- a CDS encoding DUF3231 family protein translates to MVDIYYSSKNKVKNMNISGIIDIGKSAVRKQHEITIIEAGNMWNKLLARYDFTESILILMNYVKDKELRKEAQILLKKISRQTHQLEKVMTEYSVPLMPQPASEFKISEDKASITDRYIFGRIFYGIKRFLPVHIVAFAQSTSSQVRKMFKGFLLEEMDIYDSLQDFGLKRNWLQTQPEYKSEKNSGQENPTVMEVAQMWVKLTARYRTIEFTNYMANYSTDPDLKAAIVIGQGILKEQASDLEKMMQKYAVPLPGKPPEAESTARPIDAISDRYVYRQIFRGIQSFLPIHMVAFQESNIPPQCGKSLRAC, encoded by the coding sequence ATGGTGGACATTTATTATTCTTCGAAAAACAAGGTGAAAAACATGAATATATCAGGAATCATTGATATAGGAAAATCGGCGGTGAGAAAGCAACATGAAATAACGATAATTGAGGCAGGAAATATGTGGAACAAACTGTTGGCCAGATATGATTTTACGGAAAGCATTTTGATCTTAATGAACTACGTCAAAGATAAGGAGTTGCGAAAGGAAGCACAAATCCTTCTAAAAAAAATTAGTCGGCAAACACACCAATTGGAAAAGGTGATGACTGAATACTCGGTTCCTTTAATGCCACAGCCCGCTTCGGAATTTAAGATCTCGGAGGACAAAGCATCAATCACGGACAGGTATATCTTCGGTAGGATATTTTACGGCATTAAGCGGTTCCTGCCGGTCCATATAGTTGCCTTTGCGCAAAGTACGTCTTCACAAGTGAGGAAGATGTTTAAAGGATTTTTACTGGAAGAAATGGATATATACGATAGCCTTCAAGATTTCGGCCTGAAAAGAAACTGGCTGCAAACTCAACCTGAGTACAAAAGTGAAAAAAACAGTGGGCAGGAAAACCCTACCGTCATGGAAGTGGCCCAGATGTGGGTTAAATTGACTGCTAGGTATAGAACGATCGAATTTACTAATTATATGGCAAATTATTCCACAGACCCCGATTTAAAGGCCGCTATTGTCATTGGCCAGGGTATACTCAAGGAACAAGCCTCGGATCTGGAAAAGATGATGCAAAAATACGCAGTGCCTTTGCCCGGAAAGCCTCCTGAGGCGGAAAGTACAGCCCGTCCTATCGATGCAATATCGGACAGGTATGTCTACAGGCAAATTTTCAGGGGTATCCAATCCTTTTTGCCGATACACATGGTTGCTTTTCAAGAAAGCAACATCCCCCCGCAGTGCGGAAAAAGTTTAAGAGCCTGCTAA
- a CDS encoding ABC transporter ATP-binding protein codes for MLFEFKDIKYTLGNESERNIVVSGVVDSGEVLIVRGPSGAGKSTLFRILSRLQPSSGGEAFLQGKSWLQIPSTSWRINVHYLAQKPALFDGTVADNLAKPFETRAVGQRKLDKDRAKELMERLHLSLELWNQDARTVSGGEASRLAFIRALLVDPVVLLLDEPTAALDEPARQALYGVLSEWLKATNRAALLISHNNDYLQLEHIKYIDIIKHQERGD; via the coding sequence TTGCTGTTTGAGTTTAAGGATATAAAATACACCCTTGGAAATGAATCAGAACGTAATATTGTCGTTTCCGGGGTAGTGGATAGCGGAGAGGTTTTAATAGTCAGAGGCCCTTCGGGAGCTGGAAAGTCAACGTTATTTAGAATTTTGTCCCGCCTTCAACCAAGTTCCGGGGGTGAGGCTTTCCTGCAGGGGAAAAGCTGGCTGCAAATACCAAGTACCAGCTGGCGTATAAATGTCCACTACCTGGCTCAAAAACCGGCTCTTTTTGACGGCACGGTAGCCGATAATCTTGCCAAACCCTTTGAAACCAGAGCGGTAGGGCAAAGAAAGCTGGATAAAGACAGGGCCAAAGAGTTAATGGAGCGGCTGCATTTATCACTGGAGTTATGGAATCAGGATGCCCGAACGGTATCTGGCGGTGAGGCATCCAGGCTTGCTTTTATCCGTGCACTGCTTGTTGATCCGGTGGTTTTGCTCTTAGATGAACCCACGGCTGCCCTTGATGAGCCGGCGCGGCAGGCTCTATACGGGGTACTGTCTGAGTGGTTGAAGGCAACAAATCGTGCCGCGTTACTTATATCCCATAATAATGATTACCTGCAGTTGGAACATATTAAGTATATAGACATCATTAAACATCAAGAAAGAGGGGATTAA
- a CDS encoding PadR family transcriptional regulator, with translation MLRDIFLGFMRVHILYHASLNPVYGLELMEELESHGYHVSPGTMYPILKKLEQSGLLVSEKVNVKGKIRKYYSITEEGGNILLESKKKIRELAREVLEEEL, from the coding sequence TTGCTAAGAGATATTTTTTTAGGTTTTATGCGGGTGCACATTCTTTACCACGCTTCACTTAATCCGGTTTATGGTCTGGAATTAATGGAGGAGCTTGAAAGTCACGGTTATCACGTTAGCCCGGGAACCATGTATCCCATCTTAAAAAAACTAGAACAAAGCGGTCTTTTGGTATCCGAGAAGGTTAATGTGAAAGGAAAGATAAGAAAATACTACAGCATTACTGAAGAAGGCGGCAATATTCTTCTTGAATCAAAAAAAAAGATCCGGGAGTTGGCCCGGGAAGTGCTTGAGGAGGAGCTTTAA